In Penicillium psychrofluorescens genome assembly, chromosome: 5, a single window of DNA contains:
- a CDS encoding uncharacterized protein (ID:PFLUO_008291-T1.cds;~source:funannotate), producing MANPATAAGDVLISSTDNSKLLKGLWPQDMGDKCELRVGGPDAQGNSVLCL from the coding sequence ATGGCCAACCccgccacagcagcaggggACGTCCTCATCTCTAGCACCGACAACAGCAAGCTCCTCAAGGGGTTATGGCCGCAGGATATGGGCGACAAGTGTGAGCTGCGTGTCGGCGGACCGGACGCGCAGGGCAACTCCGTGCTGTGCCTGTAG